One Hemibagrus wyckioides isolate EC202008001 linkage group LG07, SWU_Hwy_1.0, whole genome shotgun sequence DNA segment encodes these proteins:
- the LOC131356211 gene encoding cornifelin-like, whose translation MAVQQQITTVTTTARSHSSGNWSTGLFDCTSDLNTCCTALCCFPCLQCQTVSDFGWCFLMPLLDCCLTVSCCLRSKMRERYNIQGSMAEDCATVLCCYPCAWCQMSRELKAHR comes from the exons ATGGCTGTCCAACAGCAGATTACCACAGTGACGACAACAGCCAGAAGCCACAGTTCAGGAAACTGGAGCACAGGCCTCTTTGACTGCACATCTGACTTGAATACCT GCTGCACTGCTCTCTGCTGTTTCCCATGTTTGCAGTGTCAGACTGTTTCTGATTTTGGATGGTGTTTCCTCATGCCCCTGCTGGACTGCTGTCTTACCGTCTCCTGCTGCCTTCGCAGCAAAATGAGGGAGCGCTATAACATCcaa GGCTCCATGGCTGAAGATTGTGCCACTGTGCTATGCTGTTACCCCTGTGCCTGGTGCCAGATGTCACGTGAATTAAAGGCCCATCGCTAG